One window of the Populus trichocarpa isolate Nisqually-1 chromosome 9, P.trichocarpa_v4.1, whole genome shotgun sequence genome contains the following:
- the LOC7482329 gene encoding LOW QUALITY PROTEIN: phospholipase A1-Igamma3, chloroplastic-like (The sequence of the model RefSeq protein was modified relative to this genomic sequence to represent the inferred CDS: deleted 1 base in 1 codon): MASLLLAFNTQKRTPPPLSKGLLPRYNLNKPKSLSLLNKPFSPNSTTLKIKGSSVSSALTPQLNETLVNQEDERPLSEIWKEIQGCNDWEGLLDPMNSHLRKEIIRYGEFAQASYDSFDFDPHSKYCGSCKYRGAQFFEKLDMPGHVNYQISRYLYATSNINLPNFFQKSKLSRVWSTYANWMGYVAVTTNEEEIKRLGRRDIVVAWRGTVTYLEWIYDLKDILCVANFTNDPSIKIELGFYDLYTKKENSCKYCTFSAREQVLAEIKRLLDYYRGEEISITITGHSLGAALATLSAYDIAEMRLNYMDDGEYRTRIPITVYSFSVLVWEILNSRNGAMSSGLSYAHVGVELALDHTHSPFLKPTKDLGCAHNLEAHLHLVDGYHGKGQRFCLATKRDIALVNKSCDFLRREYGVPPYWRQDENKGMVRNADGRWVLPERPRADAHPADTAHHVEQVLKNIAGSSQMEAL; encoded by the exons ATGGCTTCACTGCTTTTGGCTTTCAACACCCAGAAAAGAACTCCACCACCTCTCTCTAAAGGTCTCTTGCCAAGATACAACCTCAACAAACCTAAATCCCTCTCTCTTCTGAACAAACCCTTTTCACCAAATTCTACAACTCTCAAGATCAAAGGCTCATCTGTATCAAGTGCTTTAACTCCACAACTAAACGAAACCCTAGTTAATCAAGAAGACGAGAGGCCTCTTAGCGAAATTTGGAAGGAAATTCAAGGCTGCAATGACTGGGAAGGACTACTGGACCCAATGAATTCCCATCTCCGCAAAGAAATCATTCGTTATGGAGAATTTGCACAAGCATCCTACGATTCTTTCGATTTTGATCCTCACTCTAAGTATTGTGGCTCATGCAAATACCGAGGAGCTCAGTTCTTTGAAAAGTTGGATATGCCAGGCCATGTTAATTACCAAATAAGCAGATACCTCTATGCAACCTCAAATATTAACCTGccaaatttctttcaaaaatctAAGCTAAGCAGAGTTTGGAGCACATATGCGAACTGGATGGGGTACGTTGCTGTCACGACAAATGAAGAAGAGATCAAACGGCTAGGGAGGCGCGACATAGTCGTTGCATGGAGAGGCACAGTCACATATCTAGAATGGATTTATGATCTCAAAGATATCCTTTGCGTGGCCAATTTCACAAATGATCCATCCATCAAGATTGAGTTGGGTTTTTATGATTTGTATACCAAGAAAGAGAATTCTTGCAAGTACTGCACATTCTCAGCTCGCGAACAAGTTTTGGCTGAGATTAAGCGGCTTCTTGATTACTATAGAGGTGAAGAAATTAGTATTACCATCACGGGGCACAGCCTCGGGGCAGCTTTGGCTACTTTAAGTGCTTATGATATTGCAGAGATGAGACTTAATTACATGGATGATGGAGAGTATAGGACTAGAATTCCTATCACGGTCTACTCTTTCTCG GTCCTCGTGTGGGAAATCTTAAATTCAAGGAACGGTGCGATGAGCTCGGGGTTAAG CTACGCGCATGTTGGGGTGGAACTTGCATTGGATCACACCCATAGCCCATTTCTAAAGCCTACTAAAGATCTCGGTTGCGCACATAATCTTGAAGCTCATTTACACTTGGTGGATGGCTACCATGGCAAAGGCCAGCGATTTTGCTTGGCGACAAAAAGGGATATCGCCCTTGTTAACAAAAGTTGCGACTTCTTGAGGAGGGAGTACGGGGTGCCACCGTATTGGCGGCAAGATGAGAACAAAGGGATGGTGAGAAATGCTGACGGCCGGTGGGTTTTGCCAGAGAGGCCCAGAGCGGACGCTCATCCAGCAGATACGGCACATCACGTTGAACAAGTGCTCAAGAATATCGCTGGTTCTTCTCAGATGGAGGCTCTATAA